From Streptomyces sp. Edi4, one genomic window encodes:
- a CDS encoding TIR-like protein FxsC yields the protein MHGSVGAGDDGQKPYFFLSYAHTPKSDPKDKDPNLWVQRFFRDLCAHVMQLTPLPAGSAGFMDQQMQPGEGWQERLSEALAFCKVFVPLYSPRYFLSEQCGREWFAFSSRAAAQNTRNSYNNSNPVTGVVPALWVPVPARQLPQPAERLQFNHATFGEEYADEGFYGLIKLNYLRDQYERAVYRLAKRIVNVAQQSELQPGDPHLDYAKVPPAFGPTGGPARDMEVSVLACSRSTLPAGRGPDCYGSEALDWNPYHPVSSRPLADHTVDVVRNLNYAVHLSDFEAEPQRLLASASPGPGLLLLDRWALDARRRRELVERLCATRRPWISVMIPGNAADPQEHARADDLARETDAVLAPRADESDGHRTPSAGLPSLEAFSKAIPGAVKAAVRHFEANAPTYPPPGSGGPMPRVLPGGIGYGVNAFGGRGHSADQDKNHADKAEGSSDD from the coding sequence GTGCACGGATCAGTGGGGGCCGGTGACGACGGGCAGAAGCCCTACTTCTTCCTCAGCTACGCGCACACGCCCAAGAGCGACCCCAAGGACAAGGACCCCAACCTCTGGGTCCAGCGCTTCTTCCGGGACCTCTGCGCGCATGTGATGCAGCTGACGCCCCTTCCGGCCGGCAGCGCCGGCTTCATGGACCAGCAGATGCAGCCGGGAGAGGGGTGGCAGGAACGGCTCTCGGAGGCGCTGGCCTTCTGCAAGGTGTTCGTTCCGCTGTATTCACCGAGGTATTTCCTCAGCGAGCAGTGCGGCCGCGAATGGTTCGCCTTCTCCAGCCGGGCCGCCGCACAGAACACCCGTAACAGCTACAACAACAGCAACCCGGTGACCGGCGTCGTGCCCGCGCTGTGGGTTCCGGTGCCCGCCAGGCAACTGCCCCAGCCCGCCGAACGGCTCCAGTTCAACCACGCCACCTTCGGCGAGGAGTACGCCGACGAGGGCTTCTACGGCCTCATCAAGCTCAACTACCTGCGCGACCAGTACGAGCGCGCCGTCTACCGGCTCGCCAAACGCATCGTGAACGTGGCCCAGCAGTCCGAGCTGCAACCCGGCGACCCGCATCTGGATTACGCCAAGGTGCCGCCCGCCTTCGGTCCCACCGGCGGACCCGCACGCGACATGGAGGTCTCCGTCCTCGCCTGCTCCCGCTCGACCCTGCCCGCCGGGCGCGGCCCGGACTGCTACGGAAGCGAGGCCCTGGACTGGAACCCCTACCATCCGGTCTCCTCACGCCCCCTCGCCGACCACACCGTCGACGTCGTACGCAATCTGAACTACGCCGTGCACCTCAGCGACTTCGAGGCCGAGCCGCAGCGGTTGCTGGCCTCCGCGTCCCCCGGTCCCGGGCTGCTGCTGCTGGATCGCTGGGCCCTCGACGCGCGGCGCAGACGCGAGCTGGTGGAGCGGCTGTGCGCGACCCGCAGGCCCTGGATCAGCGTCATGATCCCCGGCAACGCGGCCGACCCCCAGGAGCACGCCCGCGCCGACGACCTGGCGCGGGAGACCGACGCCGTGCTGGCCCCCCGGGCGGACGAGAGCGACGGGCACCGCACGCCGAGCGCGGGACTGCCCAGCCTGGAAGCCTTCAGCAAGGCGATTCCCGGTGCCGTGAAGGCGGCGGTCAGACACTTCGAGGCCAACGCGCCGACCTATCCACCGCCCGGCAGCGGCGGGCCCAT
- a CDS encoding FxsB family cyclophane-forming radical SAM/SPASM peptide maturase, producing the protein MDRDRPTQPALSQFVLKVHSRCDLACDHCYVYEHADTSWRGRPMAVSAAILTRVADRIAEHARRHRLATVHVVLHGGEPLLAGPDRLRRAAEELRRALRGVSALDLRMHTNGVLLDEKFCELFLELGVRIGVSLDGDKVSNDRHRRYADGRSSHDKVIRAVQLLSRPRYRPLFAGLLCTIDIENDPVAVYDALVELAPPQIDFLLPHATWDTPPPRPRGAATPYADWLDAVYRRWDAAGRTVPVRVFDSVLRTLRGESSLTESLGLAPADLVVIETDGTFEQADSLKTSYDGAPATGMDVFTHSLDDVLRHPGMLARQQGIEQLCAQCRACPVVASCGGGLYAHRYRTRNGFDNPSVFCPDLLALITTIRDREAAVPAPPRAPAAELTMSRGDFDDLAAGFGGADTIARLAAAQLEINQELLAAVSGRVALSDREGAAAWELLTDLDAEVPAALDTVLAHPYTRPWALSVLEGRAAPAQGLAEIAAATVLRARLDRGVRLAPRDGVLRLPGLGSVHLGEGADLAEVSAGPEGFTVCAGARRLDIGWHEGLDGPVPHWQPVRLFEGQGWSVAIEDTDPLRDCHRWPVARRTAADEAKRWADDLAGAWALIRRELPAYADGVAAGLRLITPLHAPDGSNVSAACKEAWGAIGAARPSSPDQLALLIVHEFQHVKLAAVLDAVDLYDPADRALYYAPWRPDPRPLAGLLQGTYAHIAVTDFWRVRRVRAAGAAERVAAEAEFARWRVQTARAVEELLGSGSLSDLGREFVTSMGETVGGWLDEPVTAAARAAADRSARRHRAEWTARLEGTS; encoded by the coding sequence ATGGACCGGGACCGGCCGACCCAGCCCGCTCTGTCGCAGTTCGTCCTGAAAGTGCACAGCCGCTGCGACCTGGCGTGTGATCACTGCTACGTCTACGAACACGCGGACACGAGCTGGCGCGGACGGCCCATGGCCGTCTCCGCCGCCATCCTCACCCGGGTGGCGGACCGCATCGCCGAGCACGCCCGGCGCCACCGGCTCGCCACCGTCCACGTCGTTCTGCACGGCGGCGAACCACTGCTCGCCGGCCCCGACCGGCTGCGGCGGGCCGCCGAGGAGCTGCGGCGGGCCCTGCGCGGGGTGAGCGCGCTCGATCTGCGCATGCACACCAACGGGGTCCTCCTGGATGAGAAGTTCTGCGAGCTGTTCCTCGAACTCGGTGTCAGGATCGGGGTGTCGCTCGACGGCGACAAGGTCTCCAACGACCGCCACCGCCGCTACGCCGACGGCCGCAGCAGCCATGACAAGGTCATCCGCGCCGTCCAGCTGCTCAGCCGCCCGCGCTACCGCCCCCTGTTCGCGGGCCTGCTGTGCACCATCGACATCGAGAACGACCCGGTCGCGGTGTACGACGCGCTCGTCGAACTCGCCCCGCCCCAAATCGACTTCCTGCTGCCGCACGCCACCTGGGACACCCCGCCGCCCCGCCCCCGGGGCGCCGCCACCCCGTACGCCGACTGGCTGGACGCCGTCTACCGGCGCTGGGACGCGGCGGGACGCACCGTCCCGGTCCGCGTCTTCGACTCCGTACTGCGCACCCTGCGGGGCGAGAGCAGCCTCACCGAATCGCTCGGGCTCGCCCCCGCCGACCTCGTGGTGATCGAGACCGACGGCACCTTCGAACAGGCCGACAGCCTCAAGACGTCCTACGACGGCGCCCCGGCCACCGGCATGGACGTCTTCACGCACTCGCTCGACGACGTCCTGCGCCACCCCGGCATGCTCGCCCGCCAGCAGGGCATCGAGCAGTTGTGCGCGCAGTGCCGGGCGTGCCCCGTCGTGGCCTCCTGCGGCGGCGGCCTCTACGCCCACCGCTACCGCACCCGAAACGGCTTCGACAACCCGTCCGTGTTCTGCCCCGACCTCCTCGCGCTCATCACCACCATCAGGGACCGCGAGGCGGCCGTGCCCGCGCCGCCGCGCGCCCCCGCCGCGGAACTAACCATGTCGCGGGGCGACTTCGACGACCTCGCCGCCGGTTTCGGTGGCGCGGACACCATCGCGCGGCTGGCCGCCGCCCAGCTGGAGATCAACCAGGAACTGCTCGCCGCCGTCAGCGGCCGCGTCGCGCTCTCCGACCGCGAGGGCGCGGCGGCCTGGGAGCTCCTGACCGATCTGGACGCCGAGGTGCCCGCCGCGCTCGACACGGTCCTCGCCCACCCCTACACCCGGCCGTGGGCGCTGAGCGTGCTCGAGGGCCGAGCGGCGCCGGCCCAGGGTCTCGCCGAGATCGCGGCGGCCACCGTGCTGCGCGCCAGACTCGACCGCGGCGTGCGCCTCGCCCCGCGCGACGGCGTGCTGCGCCTGCCGGGACTGGGCAGCGTCCACCTCGGCGAAGGGGCGGACCTGGCCGAAGTGAGCGCGGGACCCGAGGGGTTCACGGTGTGCGCCGGTGCCCGGCGGCTCGACATCGGCTGGCACGAGGGCCTGGACGGTCCCGTCCCGCACTGGCAGCCCGTACGCCTCTTCGAGGGGCAGGGCTGGAGCGTCGCCATCGAGGACACCGACCCGCTGCGGGACTGCCACAGGTGGCCCGTCGCCCGGCGGACGGCGGCCGACGAGGCCAAGCGGTGGGCCGACGACCTCGCAGGCGCCTGGGCGCTCATCCGGCGCGAACTGCCCGCCTACGCCGACGGCGTGGCCGCGGGCCTGCGTCTGATCACCCCCCTGCACGCGCCGGACGGCAGCAATGTCAGCGCCGCCTGCAAGGAGGCGTGGGGCGCGATCGGCGCGGCCAGGCCCTCATCGCCCGACCAGCTGGCCCTGCTCATCGTGCACGAGTTCCAGCATGTGAAGCTCGCCGCCGTTCTCGACGCCGTCGACCTGTACGACCCGGCGGACCGCGCCCTGTACTACGCCCCCTGGCGCCCCGACCCGCGCCCCCTGGCGGGCCTGTTGCAGGGGACGTACGCGCACATCGCGGTAACCGACTTCTGGCGAGTGCGCCGCGTGCGGGCGGCCGGGGCGGCCGAACGCGTCGCCGCCGAGGCCGAGTTCGCCCGTTGGCGTGTGCAGACGGCGCGGGCGGTCGAGGAGCTGCTTGGCTCCGGCTCCCTCAGCGACCTGGGGCGGGAGTTCGTCACGAGCATGGGCGAGACCGTGGGGGGCTGGCTGGACGAGCCCGTCACGGCGGCGGCGCGCGCGGCCGCCGACCGGTCCGCGCGGCGCCACCGCGCCGAGTGGACGGCCCGCCTCGAAGGAACGAGCTGA
- a CDS encoding XRE family transcriptional regulator, with translation MSDLELLTQSLARSVKRWRTERGFTLDALAARAGVSRGMLIQIEQARTNPSVGTVVKIGDALGVSITTLLDYESGPTVRVVPPEQAVRLWSSERGSHSVLLAGTEAPGPLELWHWHLEPGDASPSDPHPGGTIELIHVTRGTLTLRVDGVDHRIPAGHSASFEANTAHTYGNEGPEPVEMTMAVSVPYER, from the coding sequence GTGTCGGACCTCGAACTGCTGACCCAGTCACTGGCCCGCAGCGTCAAGCGCTGGCGCACCGAGCGCGGCTTCACGCTGGACGCGCTCGCGGCCCGCGCCGGAGTCAGCCGCGGCATGCTCATCCAGATCGAGCAGGCCAGGACCAACCCCAGCGTGGGCACCGTGGTCAAGATCGGTGACGCGCTCGGCGTGAGCATCACCACCCTGCTCGACTACGAGAGCGGCCCCACCGTGCGCGTCGTCCCGCCCGAACAGGCCGTCCGGCTCTGGTCGAGCGAGCGGGGCAGCCACAGTGTGCTGCTCGCCGGTACCGAGGCGCCCGGCCCGCTCGAATTGTGGCACTGGCACCTGGAGCCCGGCGACGCCAGCCCCTCCGACCCCCACCCGGGCGGCACCATCGAGCTCATCCATGTCACGCGCGGCACGCTCACCCTGCGGGTGGACGGCGTCGACCACCGCATCCCGGCCGGGCATTCGGCCTCGTTCGAGGCCAACACGGCGCACACCTACGGCAATGAGGGCCCCGAGCCGGTCGAGATGACGATGGCGGTATCGGTCCCCTATGAACGCTGA